The genomic region TAAGAAAAATACTAACTATGGCAGGGATGAATCCTATTTTTACTTCAGAATAACTGAACTTTGTACTTTCCGATGCAAAAGCAAAATCGCATAAAGTAGCCAACCCACAACCACCGGCTATAGCAGCTCCATGTACTTGAGAGATGATTACTTTTGGAAAGGAGTAAATGCTTAGAAATAGCTCTTTCAAAGCTTCTGAATCTGCTAAGTTTTCCTCATAAGAAAACTTCTGAAGGTCTTGGATGTATTGTAAATCTGCTCCTGCACAAAATACTTTTCCTTCTCCTTTTAGGATGACAACCTGCACAGAATCATCATTTTCTATTTCAGATAAGACCAATGTGAGTTCCTGAACCATCTGTGCATTAAGTGCATTTCTTTTTTCAGGACGGTTTAATTGAATTATACCAATACGTTCTGTTTTATTATAAATAATAGTTTGGTATTGAGACATGCGTTTAAGTAAGTTTATGGTGTATAAATGGTTAGCTGTTTATATCTACTAATATCAAAGTTTTAGAACCCTATTCAAAGAATAAAAATTAAAAACCTATCTAGGCACATACTTACATATGAAAACAGACATACAAATTGCTCGCGAAACCAAATTAAAAAGAATCAGTGAAATAGCGTCTTCAGTAGGAATTACTGATGAAAATTTAATCCCATATGGACATCATATGGCAAAAATTCCTTACTCAGCTATTGATGAAGAAAAGGTAAAAAAGAGTAAGCTAATTCTTGTTACTGCCATTACACCAACAAGGGCTGGAATTGGAAAAACGACAACCTCGGTAGGTTTAGCATTAGGCTTACAAAAAATAG from Flammeovirga agarivorans harbors:
- a CDS encoding enoyl-CoA hydratase/isomerase family protein gives rise to the protein MSQYQTIIYNKTERIGIIQLNRPEKRNALNAQMVQELTLVLSEIENDDSVQVVILKGEGKVFCAGADLQYIQDLQKFSYEENLADSEALKELFLSIYSFPKVIISQVHGAAIAGGCGLATLCDFAFASESTKFSYSEVKIGFIPAIVSIFLTRKVGEGKAMQLLLSGQIIMANKALEYGLINGICSDEDLEDEVVAFAKKLIKETSMEAKANTKHLIHTTWHLPIEDALNVAVKANAAARATDDCKKGIASFLNKEKLQWDE